The following coding sequences lie in one Miscanthus floridulus cultivar M001 chromosome 9, ASM1932011v1, whole genome shotgun sequence genomic window:
- the LOC136479180 gene encoding uncharacterized protein, with the protein MGHDIRYIPRTAIKSQALADFITEWTEVQLMTLDVTHKYWTMYFDGLVMAPGSGARVVLISLDGSRLCYVICFHFLASNNAAEYEALINGLRITIELGATRLYVHADSELVIDQVMKESSCKSPLMAAYCQEVRKLEDKF; encoded by the coding sequence atgggccatgacatcaggtatatccctcgcactgctattaagtctcaggctcttgctGACTTCATCACCGAATGGACAGAAGTCCAGCTCatgaccctagacgtcacccacaagtactggacgatgtacttcgatgggttggtcatggcgcccggctcgggggctagagtggttttgatctccctagatgggagtaggctctgctacgtgATCTGTTtccattttttggcctcaaacaatgccgcggagtatgaagccctcatcaacggactccgcatcaccatcgagctcggcgccacacgGTTGTATGTCCATGCCGACtcggagttggtcatcgaccaagtcatgaaggagtcctcatgcaagagccctctcatggcggcatactgccaagaggtgcgcaagctcgaggataaGTTCTGA